In the Meiothermus sp. Pnk-1 genome, one interval contains:
- the rplB gene encoding 50S ribosomal protein L2, producing the protein MPVKKFRPYTPTRRFATVADFSEITKDKPERSLLRPLKKTGGRNNQGRTTSRFRGGGHKRRYRIIDFYRRDKAGIPAKVSAIEYDPNRSARIALLFYADGEKRYIIAPDGLQVGAQVQSGPEAPVAVGNALPLRFIPVGTVIHSVELEPGKGAKLARSAGTSVQVQGREGDYVILRLPSGELRRVHAESYATIGVVGNADHKNIQLGKAGRSRWKGRKPHVRGTVMNPVDHPHGGGEGRAPRGRPPASPWGWQTKGRKTRGKRKPSSRFIISRRK; encoded by the coding sequence GCGGACTTTTCCGAGATTACCAAGGACAAGCCGGAGCGCTCTTTGCTCAGGCCCCTCAAGAAGACCGGTGGGCGCAACAACCAGGGCCGTACCACCAGCCGATTCCGCGGAGGCGGACACAAGCGCCGCTACCGGATCATCGATTTCTACCGCCGCGACAAGGCCGGGATCCCCGCCAAGGTGAGCGCGATTGAGTACGATCCCAACCGCTCCGCCCGCATCGCCCTGCTCTTTTACGCCGACGGCGAGAAGCGCTACATCATCGCCCCCGACGGCTTGCAGGTGGGAGCCCAGGTACAAAGTGGCCCCGAGGCCCCAGTCGCGGTGGGCAACGCCCTACCGCTGCGGTTTATCCCGGTTGGTACGGTGATCCACTCGGTGGAGCTCGAGCCCGGCAAGGGTGCCAAGCTGGCCCGCAGCGCCGGGACCAGCGTTCAGGTACAAGGCCGCGAGGGCGATTACGTGATCTTGCGCCTTCCCTCCGGTGAGCTGCGCCGGGTTCACGCGGAGAGCTACGCCACCATCGGTGTGGTGGGCAACGCCGATCACAAGAACATCCAGCTCGGCAAAGCGGGGCGCAGCCGCTGGAAAGGCCGTAAGCCTCACGTGCGGGGTACGGTCATGAACCCGGTAGACCACCCCCACGGTGGGGGTGAGGGCCGGGCTCCGCGTGGTCGCCCGCCGGCCTCGCCCTGGGGTTGGCAGACCAAGGGCCGCAAGACCCGGGGGAAGAGGAAGCCCTCCAGCCGCTTCATCATCTCGCGCCGGAAGTAG